The genomic region CATCCTAAGGCCCAGGAGGTCCAGCTTCACCAGGCCCAGGGCCTCGAGGTCGTCCTTGTCCAGGGTGAGCATCCGGATCCCCCCGCTCGTGCGGACCACCGGGGCGTACCGGGCCAGGGGCCCTGGGGCCACCACCACCCCGCCCACATGGGGCATCAGGTGGCGCACGTGCCCCTTCTCCATGCGGGAGAGGAGGGAGAGGAGGAGGCGCTTCACCGGAGCCTCCCCCAGGACCTCGGCGAGGAGGGGCTCCGCCTCGGCGGCCCGGTGGGGGGCGAGGTGCCGGAAGTCCCGGCCCAGGTGGCGGGTGAGGCGGCGGCGCAGCTCCGCCGGCAGGCCCAGGGCCCGGCCCAGGTCCTGGAGGGCTAAGGGGAGCCGGTAGGTGACGTAGGCGGCGGCCATGGCCTCCCGGGCGCCGAAGGCCTCCTCCAGGTGGCGGATTACCTCCTGGCGCCTCCGGCTTCCCAGGTCCAGGTCGATGTCGGGAAGGCTTTTCATCCCCCCGTGGAGGAAGCGCTCAAAGAGGAGGCCCTCCCGCACCGGGTCCACGGGGGTGAGGTCCAAGAGGTGGGCGAGAAGGCTCCCCACGGCGCTCCCCCGGGCGGCCACCAAAAGGCCCCGGCTCCGGGCCCACCGGGCCACCTCGTGGGCCAGGAGGAAGAAGCCCGCCAGGCCCAGGGCCTCCACCGTGGCCAGCTCCTCCTCGAGCCGCTTCCGGTAGGCGGGGCGGCCGGGATAGCGGGCCTCCAGGGCCTCCCAGGCCAGGCGGCCAAGCCGGCCCATGGGGGTCTCCCCGGGCGGGAGGGGCACGGGCGGGTCCAGGATCCGCTCGGGGAGGAGGGGAAAGGCCAGGGACTCCGCCAGGGCCCGGGCGTTGGCCCAGGCCTCGGGGAAGGGGATCCGCTCCAGGGCCTCCTCTCGGGAAGGGAGGGCAAAGGCCTCGTTGCGGGGGCGGTCCGGGTGCGGGGTCTCCACCCCGATCCCCAGGCGGGCGCAGGTGAGGGCGTCCAAGAGGGGGTAGAGGTCGGGGCTGGCCATGCGCACCTCGAGGGCCGCGGCGTAGGGCAGGCCCCGGTCCTGGGCCAGGGCCCTCAGAACCCGGACCCGGCGCCCGTCCCCGGGGAGGCGGTCGTGGTAGAGGGTGAGGAAGAGCCGGTCCCGAAAGGCCCCCTGGAGGGCCCCAAGGAGGCGGTCCAGCTCCTCCAGGCGCCGCTCGGCGAGGAGGCGGCTCGGAAACCCCTCCCGCCCCCCGGTGAGGAGGACCAGGTCCTCGCTCTCCGCCAGGAGGGCCTCCAGGGGGAGGCTTCCCTCTTCCAGGGCCCGGGTGAGGTGTTGGGAGAGCCTCCCGTACCCCTCCCGGGTCGCCGCCAGGAGGCGCACCGGGAAGGTACCCGCCGGGGTCCTAAGGGGGAGGCCCGCCCCCAGGAGGGGCACCACCCCCACCTCCCGGGCCCGGCGGAAGAGGCGCACCCCGCCCGTGAGGGCGCGCCAGTCGGTGAGGGCCAGGTGGGTGTGGCCCAGGGCCGCCGCCCTCTCCAAGAGCCTTTCCGGGGAGGACACCCCCCGGCCGAAGTAGGACTCGGCGGAAAGGAGGGCTAGTCCAGGACCCGGCTCAATACCCATCCTTCTCCCTCCCGGAAGACCTCCAGGACCAGCCCCCCGGCCACCTCCAGGAGGAAGTAGTCCCGGCCCTCCTCCCCAAGCCACCACCTCCCCCCAGCCCTCCAGGCGTCCAGGAGGCGCACCACGGACCGCCTACCCCGAAACCCCACCCAAAGCGGCCTCTTCCCTTCGCACCCCACCTCCACCGGCAAGAGGTAAAGCCGCATCCTCCACCTCCCAAGGGACGAGCCGGAAGCCCCGCTCCGGGGCCAGGGCCTGGGGGTCCACCACCTGCACCCGGAAGAAGGCCCCGGGGAAGCGGGCGAGGACCTCCTTAAGGCCCTCACCCGCCCTCCGCCACAGGCCCTCCTGAAAGCCCGGGCGGAAGAGGCCCACAAGCCTCGCCCGCACCGCCTCCAAGGGGAGGCCCCCCGCGCCGCCCTTCCGGAAGGCAGCCTCCAGGGCGAGGCGCACCCCTTCCTCGGTGTGCAAGGGTTCCCTGGCCAGCCAGGTTCCCCGGAAGCGGAGCCCCCCCGCCCAGACCTCTACCTCCGCCCTCCGCGCGGCCCGGCCCTCGAGGCGGGCGAAGAGGCGGGCTCCCAGGTGGCGGAAAAGCCCAGCCGAGGCCTCCGCCGGGGGGTCCAGGAAGGCCTCTGCCTCCAGGGTCTCCTCCTCGAGGAAGCGGGCCACCCCCTTCCGCCAGGGGCCGAAGAGGTAGGGGAGGAGGCGGGGGGCTTCCGGCAGGTAGGCGGCGAGCTGGGGGGGCTTCCAGCGCCTGAGCTCCCCTACCCGCTTTAGGCCCAGGAGGCGCAGGCGGGCGAGGCCCTCCGGGGTCAGACCCACCCCCCGGAGGAGGTGAAGGGGAAGCCTGTCCAGGAAGGCCTCCTCTTTCCCCTCCGCCACCCCTCTGGCCTCCCCTTCCCGGGCGGACCAGGCGGCGAGGAGGGCCACCTCCCGCCAGGCGGCCACCCCCACCCGGGCCCCGTGTCCCCGGGCCAGGAGGCGGGCCTCGGGAAGGGAGAGGCGCAGGAGGGCCACCCCGGGCTCCAGGGGCTCCACCCAAGGGGTGAGGGCGTGGAGCTCCCGGAGAAGGTCCTGCCAGAGGGCGGGGGCCTCCTGGGGGTAGGGGTGCAGGGCGAGCCCGGGCACGCGGGCCAGGGCGGCCTCCGGGGAAAGGCCGGGGAGGATTCCGAGCCTCCGGGCCAGGGGGCAGGCGGCCACCACCCGCCCTCCCCGGTGCACCGCCAGAGGGGGGGTTTCCCCTTCCCGGCGGAGGAGCCATATGGGCCAGGGAAGGAAGAGGGCTGCGGCCACCAGGGGGGAAACCTCGGACTTCATAGAGGCCTCACCGCTATACCTGTTTTATAGCAGGTATACTGGGCTTCGGGCAAGCCCCCCTCAGCGGCGCTCCAGGAGGCCGAGGGCCTCGAGGCCCTCCCTTCCCCTCAGGAGGAAGCGGAAGACCCCCTGCACCTCCACCTCCCGGGCGGGCAGGCGCAGGGTGGGGTAGGCGGGGTTGTGGGGCTTGAGGACCACCTCCTCCCCCTCGGGGTAGACGTACTTGAGCGTGGTCTTCCCCTGGTGGAGCACGGCGGCGATCTCCCCCCGCCTCGGCCTTACCCCCCGCTCCACCACCACCACGTCCCCCTCCAGGAGGTACTCCGCCATGCTGTCCCCCTCCACCACCAGGGCGAAGAGGTTGGGCCGGCCGGGGATGGGGATGAGCCCCTCCACCTCCTCCAGGGCCTCCTCCAAGGGGCCGGCGGGGATCCGCCCCACCACCGGGA from Thermus islandicus DSM 21543 harbors:
- a CDS encoding LexA family protein: MGRKLPRGQRTVLEGVARLVREGLAPTSHDLTALLGLRPQTLRQHLEALARKGLVILHPRGHGRPTHVELTPEGRLLAGLAIPVVGRIPAGPLEEALEEVEGLIPIPGRPNLFALVVEGDSMAEYLLEGDVVVVERGVRPRRGEIAAVLHQGKTTLKYVYPEGEEVVLKPHNPAYPTLRLPAREVEVQGVFRFLLRGREGLEALGLLERR
- the dnaE gene encoding DNA polymerase III subunit alpha, with the protein product MGIEPGPGLALLSAESYFGRGVSSPERLLERAAALGHTHLALTDWRALTGGVRLFRRAREVGVVPLLGAGLPLRTPAGTFPVRLLAATREGYGRLSQHLTRALEEGSLPLEALLAESEDLVLLTGGREGFPSRLLAERRLEELDRLLGALQGAFRDRLFLTLYHDRLPGDGRRVRVLRALAQDRGLPYAAALEVRMASPDLYPLLDALTCARLGIGVETPHPDRPRNEAFALPSREEALERIPFPEAWANARALAESLAFPLLPERILDPPVPLPPGETPMGRLGRLAWEALEARYPGRPAYRKRLEEELATVEALGLAGFFLLAHEVARWARSRGLLVAARGSAVGSLLAHLLDLTPVDPVREGLLFERFLHGGMKSLPDIDLDLGSRRRQEVIRHLEEAFGAREAMAAAYVTYRLPLALQDLGRALGLPAELRRRLTRHLGRDFRHLAPHRAAEAEPLLAEVLGEAPVKRLLLSLLSRMEKGHVRHLMPHVGGVVVAPGPLARYAPVVRTSGGIRMLTLDKDDLEALGLVKLDLLGLRMLSALERAREEVLRTEGVYLDLDHLPQEAAVYRPLWRGETLGVFQLESPAQTAMSRRLRPKGLMDLAHQIALVRPGPIQSGTVRPYLERRRKGGGPPLPHPLLEEILGETFGVLLFQEQLLRLLHHGAGLDWPEAEAFRKALSRAQDEEDLAPLRERFLAGVRARLGLGGEEAEGLWRRVAGFRGYGFTASHAHAFARHAYASLWLKAHYPAEFLAGLLNEAPGMWPPSTLRQEARRLGVPFLPLSVNRSGLHYRVEVEGGVKALRPPLTQAKGVSEAAARAVLKERLRGPFRSLEEFRARLDPPQDLLLALARAGAFDELLPRREALYRAGLPGGNLLALEAPAPPLPPLGLGERLALDLEAKGLSELPLHPMDLLRGLLEELGATPIPLLGEGPGLTAGLVVARQKPPTARGYAFLVLEDGPYRLQAVIPPEVWARRYSLLRDARILLVEGVRQGESFRVEEVQIVGK